From the genome of Bos taurus isolate L1 Dominette 01449 registration number 42190680 breed Hereford chromosome 2, ARS-UCD2.0, whole genome shotgun sequence, one region includes:
- the HOXD3 gene encoding homeobox protein Hox-D3 — protein sequence MLFEQGQQAPEVPEYTMQKAAYYENPGLFGGYGYSKAADTYGYSAPHQPYPPPAAANSMDTDYPGSACSIQSSAPLRAPAHKAAELNGSCMRPGTGNSQGGGGGSQPPGLNSEQQPPQPPPPPPPPALPPSSPTNPGGGVPAKKAKGGPNASGSSATISKQIFPWMKESRQNSKQKNSCATAGESCEDKSPPGPASKRVRTAYTSAQLVELEKEFHFNRYLCRPRRVEMANLLNLTERQIKIWFQNRRMKYKKDQKAKGILHSPAGQSPERSPPLGGAAGHVAYSGQLPPVPGLAYDAPSPPAFAKSQPNMYGLAAYTAPLSSCLPQQKRYAAPEFEPHPMASNGGGFASANLQGSPVYVGGNFVDSMAPASGPVFNLGHLSHPSSASVDYSCAAQIPGNHHHGPCDPHPTYTDLSAHHSSQGRLPEAPKLTHL from the exons ATGTTATTTGAGCAGGGTCAGCAGGCCCCGGAGGTTCCTGAGTACACGATGCAGAAGGCTGCTTACTATGAGAACCCAGGACTCTTCGGAGGCTATGGCTACAGCAAAGCTGCTGACACTTACGGCTATAGTGCCCCTCATCAGCCTTATCCACCCCCTGCTGCTGCCAACTCCATGGACACTGATTACCCAGGCTCTGCCTGCTCCATCCAGAGCTCTGCGCCTCTCCGAGCCCCAGCCCATAAGGCGGCTGAACTCAATGGAAGCTGCATGAGGCCTGGCACTGGGAACAGCCAAGGTGGGGGTGGTGGCAGCCAGCCTCCAGGTCTGAACTCAGAGCAGCAGCCACCACAGCCCCCTCCACCGCCACCGCCACCAGCCCTGCCCCCATCCTCTCCCACCAACCCTGGAGGTGGAGTACCTGCCAAGAAGGCCAAAGGTGGGCCCAATGCTTCTGGCTCCTCAGCCACCATCAGCAAGCAGATCTTTCCCTGGATGAAAGAGTCCCGCCAGAACTCCAAGCAGAAGAACAGCTGTGCCACTGCAG GAGAGAGCTGCGAGGACAAGAGCCCGCCGGGCCCAGCGTCCAAGAGGGTGCGCACGGCGTACACAAGTGCACAGCTGGTGGAGCTGGAAAAGGAATTCCACTTCAACCGCTACTTGTGCCGGCCACGCCGCGTGGAGATGGCCAACCTGCTGAACCTCACCGAGCGGCAGATCAAGATCTGGTTCCAGAACCGGCGCATGAAGTACAAGAAGGACCAGAAGGCCAAGGGCATCCTGCACTCGCCGGCGGGTCAGTCTCCGGAGCGCAGCCCGCCGCTCGGCGGCGCCGCGGGCCACGTGGCCTACTCAGGGCAGCTGCCACCCGTGCCCGGCCTGGCCTACGACGCGCCCTCGCCGCCCGCCTTCGCCAAATCTCAGCCCAACATGTACGGCTTGGCCGCCTACACGGCGCCGCTCAGCAGCTGCTTGCCTCAGCAGAAGCGCTACGCGGCGCCCGAGTTCGAGCCCCACCCCATGGCGAGCAACGGCGGCGGCTTCGCCAGCGCCAACCTGCAGGGCAGCCCGGTGTACGTGGGCGGCAACTTCGTCGACTCCATGGCGCCCGCGTCCGGCCCCGTCTTCAACCTGGGCCACCTCTCGCACCCGTCTTCGGCCAGCGTGGACTACAGTTGCGCCGCGCAGATTCCAGGCAACCACCACCACGGACCGTGTGACCCTCATCCCACCTACACAGATCTCTCGGCCCACCACTCGTCTCAGGGACGCCTGCCCGAGGCCCCCAAACTGACGCATCTGTAG